Within Marinomonas mediterranea MMB-1, the genomic segment GACGACGGCGACCCAGTCGACGTATTGGTTATCACGCCTTACCCTGTTGTAGCGGGTTCTGTTATTCGTTGTCGTCCTGTTGGCGTTCTAAACATGTCAGACGAAGCGGGTGTAGACGCAAAATTGGTTGCTGTACCACACGAGAAACTAAGCAAAGAATACGCTAACGTCCAAGACGTTGAAGACATTCCTCAGCTTCTACGTGACCAAATCGAACACTTCTTCGAAAACTACAAGACACTTGAGAAAGGTAAGTGGGTTAAAGTTGATGGCTGGGCGAATGCTGACGAAGCACGCAAAGCACTCGTTGAAGGTGTTGAAGCGTATAACGCTCAATAA encodes:
- the ppa gene encoding inorganic diphosphatase — encoded protein: MSFNNIPAGRDVPNDINVIIEIPAEANPVKYEVDKDMDALIVDRFMTAPMFYPANYGYVNNTLADDGDPVDVLVITPYPVVAGSVIRCRPVGVLNMSDEAGVDAKLVAVPHEKLSKEYANVQDVEDIPQLLRDQIEHFFENYKTLEKGKWVKVDGWANADEARKALVEGVEAYNAQ